In one Chitinophaga sancti genomic region, the following are encoded:
- a CDS encoding Fic family protein — protein sequence MAKISYAQILQELQLIRKTLEQFKDGASLEMIKNALDIDIEIRTLQRRLDRLIDEGIIATSGKTKARLYRLISSQSAVKQNTGETHTTIPLSEGGKEIQEIISRPTHMRFPVGYQDEFLLFYRPNIDSYLTDEDKRKLAHLGKTARLDQPAGTYVKEILQRMLIDLSWNSSRLEGNTYSLLDTQQLIFHGKLADNKSAAEAQMILNHKDAIEFIVQTTEEIGYNRYTITNLHALLSNNLLPDPSARGRLRKALVGIGNSVFTPLGIPQRIEEMFELILEKANAIEDPFEQSFFVMVHLPYLQPFDDVNKRVSRLAANLSLNRHNLAPLAFVDVPNDLYVMGILGVYELNRVELLKDVYMWAYERSARRYGSLRQSLGEPDPFRIKYRNDIRSLVTDIVSNAISPEDAGKLIARKAAGLPEGDQSRFIETVDTELLSLHEGNFATYYVRPAEFKKWEAVWKKL from the coding sequence ATGGCCAAGATTAGTTATGCTCAAATTCTTCAGGAATTACAACTGATTAGAAAAACGTTGGAACAGTTCAAGGATGGAGCAAGTCTTGAGATGATAAAGAATGCGCTGGATATAGATATAGAAATCCGGACTTTACAAAGGCGTTTGGATAGGTTAATAGATGAAGGAATTATAGCGACTTCTGGTAAAACCAAGGCAAGGCTTTATCGTTTAATATCTTCTCAATCTGCTGTGAAGCAAAACACCGGAGAGACACATACAACTATTCCATTATCTGAAGGCGGAAAAGAAATACAGGAGATTATTTCCAGGCCAACCCATATGCGTTTTCCGGTAGGATATCAAGATGAGTTTTTGCTTTTTTACCGCCCTAATATTGATAGTTATCTCACAGATGAGGACAAACGTAAACTTGCACATCTGGGGAAAACTGCTCGGCTTGACCAACCTGCAGGCACATATGTCAAAGAGATCCTGCAACGAATGCTGATAGATTTATCATGGAACTCCAGCCGTCTTGAAGGTAATACGTATAGCCTATTAGATACACAACAATTGATCTTTCATGGAAAACTGGCTGACAATAAATCTGCCGCGGAAGCCCAAATGATCCTTAATCATAAAGATGCGATCGAGTTTATTGTTCAAACGACAGAGGAAATCGGATACAACCGCTATACGATTACCAATCTGCATGCATTATTATCAAATAACTTATTGCCGGATCCTTCGGCGAGAGGGCGTTTGCGAAAAGCACTTGTAGGGATTGGTAATTCGGTATTTACACCCCTGGGCATTCCTCAGCGGATTGAAGAGATGTTTGAACTCATTCTTGAAAAGGCTAATGCGATTGAAGATCCTTTTGAGCAGTCGTTTTTCGTTATGGTACATTTACCTTACCTCCAGCCATTTGATGATGTGAATAAGCGGGTTTCCAGGCTTGCGGCTAATTTATCATTGAATAGACATAACCTGGCTCCATTGGCTTTTGTTGACGTACCTAACGATTTGTATGTGATGGGAATTCTGGGTGTGTATGAGCTTAATCGTGTTGAGCTTTTAAAGGATGTTTATATGTGGGCGTATGAGAGATCTGCACGACGGTATGGGTCTTTGCGGCAGTCATTGGGGGAACCTGATCCGTTTAGAATTAAGTATAGGAATGATATTCGTAGTCTTGTTACCGATATAGTTTCTAATGCGATATCCCCTGAAGATGCAGGGAAATTGATAGCGCGGAAGGCTGCTGGGCTGCCGGAAGGAGATCAGAGTAGGTTTATTGAAACTGTTGACACAGAATTGCTGTCACTGCATGAAGGTAATTTTGCTACTTATTATGTTAGACCGGCGGAGTTTAAAAAATGGGAAGCGGTCTGGAAGAAATTGTGA
- a CDS encoding Abi family protein — MASTPYNKPATSAKDQTQLLIDRGLVIDDLAKAEHYLTHVGFYRLAGYWLHLQDDPQKHTFIKGTNFLQAIELYEFDREIPKKKAIAKIYGLPDDSYLDNYLQVIAALRNLCAHHSRVCLNVFIFTPKIMTRKPALKWILGTPTPGTTENRTIYYQLCAVTYLMQTASPNSNFVTKLKQALNNYPRLDLAKMGFYTGWEKEDLWQ; from the coding sequence ATGGCCTCCACTCCATATAATAAACCAGCAACTTCAGCCAAGGACCAAACTCAGCTTTTGATAGACCGGGGATTAGTAATTGATGATCTGGCGAAAGCCGAGCACTACCTTACCCACGTTGGGTTTTATCGATTAGCTGGTTACTGGTTACATCTCCAGGATGATCCCCAAAAACATACTTTTATAAAGGGAACTAATTTTTTGCAGGCTATCGAACTTTATGAGTTTGACAGAGAGATTCCCAAGAAAAAAGCTATTGCTAAGATTTACGGGCTACCAGATGATTCTTACCTGGATAATTACCTGCAAGTAATTGCCGCACTTAGAAATCTCTGCGCACACCATAGTAGAGTATGTTTAAATGTATTCATATTTACTCCGAAAATAATGACCAGGAAACCTGCACTTAAATGGATCTTAGGAACTCCAACCCCAGGCACCACAGAAAACCGAACCATATACTACCAGCTCTGCGCAGTTACTTATCTTATGCAGACTGCCAGCCCAAACTCCAATTTTGTTACTAAATTAAAACAGGCACTCAATAATTACCCTAGACTAGATCTCGCAAAAATGGGATTTTATACAGGCTGGGAAAAAGAAGATCTTTGGCAATAA